The following are from one region of the Sandaracinus amylolyticus genome:
- the dsrP gene encoding sulfate reduction electron transfer complex DsrMKJOP subunit DsrP → MQTKADSHWVSYPRFLARALWSATDGGVTFYAWMTGLTAIALVGAHAWATQVAQGMALTGMSDHVSWGLYIANFTFVVGLAAGGVMMVIPAYLYRDHDMHDVVIVGELLAIAALIMALLFVVVDLGRPDRFWHLIPLIGRFHWPISMLTWDVVVLNGYLLINLHICGYLVYMRYLGRTPDPRWYVPFVMISIAWAISVHTVTAFLYGGLGGRPFWNTALLAPRFLASAFVTGPAFLVLLLQIVRRVTTFRVPESPIRTLIAVMRVTVLVNLFMVFAEVFTAFYTGGAHATAARYLYFGMHGATGLVPWIWSAVALNLFGAVVLLVPALTRRTALLDVALVGIFVGVWIEKGMGLIIPGFIPSTLHEIVEYVPSLIEWRVTAGIWALGLMVLTIALKVALPWMQTAPAHSHDG, encoded by the coding sequence GTGCAGACGAAAGCGGATTCGCACTGGGTGAGCTACCCGCGCTTCCTCGCTCGTGCGCTGTGGAGCGCGACCGACGGTGGCGTGACGTTCTATGCGTGGATGACCGGCCTCACCGCGATCGCGCTGGTCGGCGCGCACGCGTGGGCGACCCAGGTCGCGCAGGGAATGGCGCTCACCGGGATGAGCGATCACGTGTCGTGGGGCCTCTACATCGCGAACTTCACGTTCGTCGTGGGGCTGGCCGCGGGCGGCGTGATGATGGTGATCCCCGCGTACCTCTATCGCGATCACGACATGCACGACGTGGTGATCGTCGGCGAGCTCCTCGCGATCGCGGCGCTGATCATGGCGCTGCTCTTCGTGGTCGTGGATCTCGGCAGGCCCGATCGGTTCTGGCACCTGATCCCGCTGATCGGCCGCTTCCACTGGCCGATCTCGATGCTCACGTGGGACGTCGTGGTGCTCAATGGATATCTGCTGATCAACCTGCACATCTGCGGATATCTCGTGTACATGCGCTATCTCGGGCGCACGCCCGATCCGCGCTGGTACGTGCCCTTCGTGATGATCTCCATCGCGTGGGCGATCTCGGTGCACACGGTGACCGCGTTCCTCTACGGCGGGCTCGGCGGCCGGCCGTTCTGGAACACCGCGCTGCTCGCGCCGCGCTTCCTCGCGTCGGCGTTCGTGACGGGTCCCGCGTTCCTCGTGCTGCTGCTCCAGATCGTGCGGCGCGTGACGACGTTCCGCGTCCCCGAGAGCCCGATTCGCACGTTGATCGCGGTCATGCGGGTCACGGTGCTGGTCAATCTGTTCATGGTGTTCGCGGAGGTGTTCACCGCGTTCTACACCGGCGGCGCGCACGCGACGGCGGCGCGATATCTGTACTTCGGCATGCACGGCGCGACCGGGCTCGTGCCGTGGATCTGGAGCGCGGTCGCGCTGAACCTCTTCGGCGCGGTGGTGCTGCTCGTGCCGGCGCTCACGCGACGGACCGCGCTGCTCGACGTGGCGCTGGTCGGGATCTTCGTCGGTGTGTGGATCGAGAAGGGGATGGGTCTGATCATCCCCGGCTTCATCCCGAGCACGCTGCACGAGATCGTCGAGTACGTGCCGAGCCTGATCGAGTGGCGCGTGACCGCGGGCATCTGGGCCCTCGGGCTGATGGTGCTGACGATCGCGCTCAAGGTCGCGCTGCCGTGGATGCAGACCGCGCCCGCGCATTCGCACGACGGATGA
- a CDS encoding 4Fe-4S dicluster domain-containing protein, with protein MSESQDFVSRRTMLKTAGATLGAAAFARALAPVAEVVEELGAEEFLQKHYREMTPAELEVVLRRIEADALENYGAEVHVRDVRPREGVQFGYALNLSVCIGCRRCADACHRENNHDRRTNQSYIRVLEMQQGSFDMEHGDATYDHAVPQPGKYYMPVQCQQCDNPPCVDVCPVEATWKERDGIVVVDYDWCIGCRYCEAACPYHARRFNWEAPEIPAEEVNPDQAYLSNRIRPQGVMEKCTFCLHRTREGRLPACLEACPTGARVFGNLLDPSSEIRWVLANKRVFVLKEELGTRPRFFYFFDE; from the coding sequence ATGAGTGAGAGTCAGGACTTCGTGTCCCGTCGCACGATGCTGAAGACGGCGGGCGCGACCCTGGGCGCCGCGGCGTTCGCGCGCGCGCTCGCGCCGGTGGCCGAGGTCGTCGAAGAGCTCGGCGCCGAGGAGTTCCTGCAGAAGCACTATCGCGAGATGACGCCCGCGGAGCTCGAGGTCGTCCTCCGCCGCATCGAGGCCGACGCCCTCGAGAATTACGGCGCCGAGGTGCACGTGCGCGACGTGCGGCCGCGCGAAGGCGTGCAGTTCGGATATGCGCTCAACCTCAGCGTGTGCATCGGATGCCGGCGCTGCGCGGACGCGTGTCACCGCGAGAACAACCACGATCGCCGCACGAACCAGAGCTACATCCGCGTGCTCGAGATGCAGCAGGGCTCCTTCGACATGGAGCACGGCGACGCGACCTACGACCACGCGGTGCCGCAGCCGGGCAAGTACTACATGCCGGTGCAGTGCCAGCAGTGCGACAACCCTCCTTGTGTCGACGTCTGTCCGGTCGAGGCGACGTGGAAGGAGCGCGACGGAATCGTCGTCGTCGACTACGACTGGTGCATCGGCTGTCGTTATTGCGAGGCGGCCTGTCCGTACCACGCGCGCCGGTTCAACTGGGAAGCACCGGAGATCCCCGCGGAGGAGGTCAATCCGGATCAGGCGTACCTCTCGAACCGCATCCGCCCTCAGGGCGTGATGGAGAAGTGCACGTTCTGCCTGCACCGCACCCGCGAGGGGCGCCTGCCGGCGTGCCTCGAGGCGTGCCCGACCGGCGCGCGCGTGTTCGGCAATCTGCTCGATCCGAGCTCCGAGATCCGCTGGGTGCTCGCGAACAAGCGTGTGTTCGTGCTGAAGGAAGAGCTCGGGACCCGCCCCCGCTTCTTCTATTTCTTCGACGAGTGA